One genomic window of Nitrosomonas sp. Is35 includes the following:
- a CDS encoding vanadium-dependent haloperoxidase → MMTGKYQKLQNALVVSAFLLITAPMNAAADAVTDWNQRAGEIVVNAKIGPLPAERALAIVQASVYEAVNAITQRYAVQDTRLQAVPGASVEAAVAAANRAVLVQLVPSQQSVIDHVYQAALAVIADGESKAGGIAVGEKAAQAILALRADDGAAAGESYRPFTHAGVYVPTVIPEAPQWMHRKPWLMTQPSQFRPAPPPELGSELWARDYNEVKALGSKHSRERSTEQTAIARFWEEVMPPIYHGIVRSVANMPGREITQNARLFAAVTQASDDGLIAVFDAKYHYGFWRPVTAIRNGDSDGNDATERDAAWLPFIDTPMHPEYPCAHCIVSAAVGTVLQIEIGDSQKPVLTTTSAAAGGVARSWTKLDDFMQEVANARIYDGVHYRNSGKVGSEMGRKIAHLAAEKYALKTK, encoded by the coding sequence ATGATGACCGGTAAATACCAAAAACTACAGAACGCGCTTGTTGTTAGCGCGTTTTTATTGATAACGGCGCCAATGAATGCAGCCGCCGACGCAGTAACCGACTGGAATCAGCGTGCGGGCGAGATCGTAGTGAACGCCAAGATCGGACCGTTACCGGCCGAACGGGCGCTGGCGATTGTGCAGGCATCTGTGTACGAGGCGGTAAATGCGATTACCCAACGTTATGCAGTGCAGGATACAAGACTGCAAGCCGTACCCGGTGCATCAGTCGAAGCAGCGGTAGCAGCGGCAAACCGGGCGGTGTTAGTTCAGCTGGTACCGTCGCAGCAGTCGGTGATCGATCACGTTTATCAAGCCGCACTGGCCGTGATAGCTGACGGTGAGAGTAAGGCTGGTGGCATTGCTGTGGGAGAGAAAGCGGCGCAGGCGATCCTGGCGTTGCGTGCCGACGATGGCGCGGCTGCCGGTGAATCTTACCGTCCGTTTACTCATGCGGGAGTTTATGTGCCAACGGTTATCCCCGAAGCGCCGCAATGGATGCACCGCAAGCCCTGGCTGATGACACAGCCGTCGCAATTCCGCCCGGCGCCGCCGCCTGAATTGGGGAGCGAATTATGGGCGCGCGATTATAACGAAGTAAAGGCGCTTGGCAGCAAGCATAGCCGCGAAAGAAGCACGGAACAAACTGCCATCGCCCGTTTTTGGGAAGAAGTCATGCCGCCGATTTATCATGGTATCGTCCGCTCGGTTGCTAACATGCCGGGAAGGGAAATTACCCAGAACGCACGCTTGTTCGCGGCTGTGACACAAGCCTCGGACGATGGACTGATTGCGGTGTTTGACGCGAAATATCACTATGGTTTTTGGCGGCCAGTGACGGCGATCCGCAACGGCGATAGCGACGGTAATGATGCCACGGAGCGTGATGCAGCGTGGCTGCCTTTTATCGACACTCCGATGCATCCGGAATATCCGTGCGCGCATTGCATCGTTTCCGCCGCCGTCGGCACGGTGCTGCAAATTGAAATCGGCGACAGTCAAAAACCGGTGCTAACAACGACCAGCGCTGCTGCGGGTGGTGTGGCGCGCAGCTGGACGAAGCTAGACGATTTTATG
- a CDS encoding HD-GYP domain-containing protein, with translation MIKKVQASEVRLGMYIHELRGNWLEHPFWRKSFKLVQQKDLDKLVSCDMDEIWIDTGKGLDVAPTETGLVENLKPADKTSPVSTITPEASPPPSPPPVKKPVARVSVEEELENAKKLQKKTKDAVTSMFSDVRMGKALEIEGAESLVEEINQSMERNPNALLTLIRLKNVNEYTYMHSVAVCMLMVALGRQMGLDEAQIRQAGTAGLLHDIGKMVIPNEVLNKPGKLTDEEFAVMKSHPERGWEILKSCYQVHETTLDVCLHHHERVDGKGYPEKLSGDALTLFARMGAVCDVYDAISSDRCYKPAWSPAESIRKMASWKDGHFDETIFQAFVKTIGIYPSGTLLKLKSGRLGVVMEQSTKKLTTPIIKTFFSTRSNAHIPVEILDLSKGTDGIEKIEDPVQWGFDINKIQGI, from the coding sequence ATGATAAAAAAAGTGCAAGCAAGTGAAGTCCGGCTGGGAATGTATATCCATGAGCTCCGCGGCAATTGGCTGGAACATCCATTCTGGAGAAAATCGTTTAAACTGGTGCAGCAGAAAGACTTGGATAAGCTTGTTAGTTGCGACATGGATGAAATATGGATTGATACCGGTAAAGGGCTTGATGTGGCTCCCACTGAGACCGGTTTGGTGGAAAACCTCAAGCCAGCGGATAAAACCTCCCCGGTAAGTACAATCACCCCGGAAGCATCACCTCCGCCATCACCACCGCCGGTAAAGAAACCGGTTGCGCGCGTTTCGGTTGAAGAAGAATTGGAAAATGCTAAAAAGCTTCAGAAAAAAACCAAAGATGCAGTTACCTCAATGTTCAGCGATGTGCGCATGGGTAAAGCACTTGAAATCGAAGGCGCGGAATCTTTGGTGGAAGAAATCAATCAATCGATGGAGCGCAATCCCAATGCACTGCTCACATTGATCCGGCTGAAAAATGTCAATGAATATACCTACATGCATTCGGTTGCGGTCTGCATGCTGATGGTGGCGCTGGGAAGGCAAATGGGTCTGGATGAAGCGCAAATCAGACAAGCAGGCACAGCCGGATTGTTGCACGACATCGGTAAAATGGTGATTCCAAATGAAGTGCTGAACAAACCGGGAAAATTGACGGACGAAGAATTTGCCGTCATGAAAAGCCATCCGGAGCGCGGCTGGGAAATTTTAAAATCCTGCTACCAAGTCCATGAAACGACTTTGGATGTGTGCTTGCACCATCACGAACGTGTCGATGGCAAGGGTTACCCGGAAAAATTATCCGGCGATGCGCTGACATTGTTTGCGCGCATGGGCGCAGTCTGTGACGTTTACGATGCCATCTCGTCGGATCGCTGTTACAAACCGGCCTGGTCTCCGGCCGAGTCAATCCGCAAAATGGCTTCTTGGAAAGACGGACATTTTGATGAAACTATTTTTCAAGCTTTTGTGAAGACCATCGGTATTTACCCCAGCGGTACCCTGTTGAAACTGAAGTCCGGGCGATTAGGTGTGGTGATGGAACAATCCACGAAAAAATTAACCACGCCGATCATCAAGACTTTTTTTTCGACACGTTCCAACGCGCATATTCCAGTTGAAATTCTGGATTTGTCGAAAGGAACCGACGGCATCGAAAAAATCGAGGACCCGGTGCAATGGGGATTCGATATCAATAAAATACAAGGGATATGA
- a CDS encoding aldolase has protein sequence MSNDTFNLGKEQLIQQSFVQMDKHLQGANYTPAQKLALTCRILFDNGHDSGLAGQITTRGEQPGTYLTQRLGFGFDETCASNLLLVNEDLEVLQGDGMANPANRFHSWLYRARPDVQCIIHTHAVHTAALSMLEVPLEISHMDNCVLYDDVAFLPKWPGIPVGNEEGELIAKAIGSKHAVLLAHHGLLIASSSIEEGCILALAFERAARMHLLAASAGKIQPIDPGLGKEARDWILRGQRSAVAFAYYARRTLRKSADCLQ, from the coding sequence ATGAGCAATGACACATTCAATTTAGGTAAAGAGCAACTGATCCAGCAATCTTTCGTGCAAATGGACAAGCATTTGCAAGGCGCGAATTACACGCCGGCACAAAAGCTGGCATTAACCTGCCGGATTTTGTTTGATAATGGCCACGATTCCGGCTTGGCCGGACAAATTACCACGCGTGGCGAACAGCCGGGCACGTACTTGACGCAGCGTCTGGGCTTCGGGTTTGACGAAACCTGCGCGAGCAATTTATTACTCGTCAATGAAGATCTGGAAGTTTTACAAGGCGACGGCATGGCCAATCCGGCCAATCGCTTTCATTCCTGGCTGTATCGCGCCCGGCCGGATGTGCAATGCATCATTCATACGCATGCCGTCCATACCGCCGCACTCAGCATGCTCGAAGTGCCGCTGGAAATTTCGCACATGGATAATTGCGTGTTGTACGACGACGTGGCTTTCCTGCCGAAGTGGCCTGGTATACCGGTGGGTAATGAAGAGGGTGAATTGATTGCTAAAGCCATCGGCAGTAAACATGCTGTATTGCTGGCGCATCACGGTCTGTTGATTGCCAGTTCCAGCATTGAGGAGGGCTGTATCTTGGCGCTTGCTTTTGAACGGGCGGCACGCATGCACTTGTTGGCGGCATCCGCCGGAAAAATCCAGCCGATAGACCCCGGTTTGGGCAAGGAAGCGCGCGACTGGATTCTCCGTGGACAACGCAGCGCGGTAGCGTTCGCTTATTACGCGCGGCGCACTTTGAGAAAAAGCGCGGATTGCTTGCAATAG
- a CDS encoding RNA-binding S4 domain-containing protein, with product MQSDDTIEKYRIDKWLFAARFFKTRSLAAEAIDRGRVTVNGQRVKPAKILAAGDMLTIRIDNYQYIIEVLGLSNKRGSATVAQQLYRETEESKQQRELLAARLKAQPPPFHIKGRPTKRDRRVIERFTSNHDEF from the coding sequence ATGCAATCAGATGATACTATAGAAAAATATCGTATTGATAAATGGCTGTTTGCGGCACGTTTCTTTAAGACGCGATCGTTGGCTGCCGAAGCGATTGATCGCGGCCGGGTTACGGTAAATGGTCAACGGGTAAAGCCTGCGAAGATACTTGCAGCAGGGGATATGCTGACCATTCGCATTGATAACTATCAGTATATTATTGAAGTATTGGGGTTATCCAATAAAAGAGGATCTGCCACAGTGGCGCAGCAGTTGTACCGGGAAACCGAAGAAAGCAAGCAACAGCGAGAATTGCTGGCCGCGCGCTTAAAAGCGCAGCCACCGCCATTTCATATCAAAGGACGGCCAACCAAACGCGACCGCCGCGTCATCGAGCGCTTCACTTCCAACCACGACGAATTTTAA
- a CDS encoding alpha/beta fold hydrolase, whose amino-acid sequence MPRIQAVFQNAQGESLSGLLEMPSGVIKSYALFAHCFTCSKDNPAAARIALALADRGIAVLRFDFTGLGNSQGDFSNTNFSSNLQDLLAAARYLEQHYTAPALLIGHSLGGAAVLAVAQDLPQANAVITIGAPATAAHVKHLFAGSYRELQNQPSVQVELAGRSFKIKRQFIDDLEKYNSVEHIGALKKALLIFHSPIDDVVSIDEAGRIFTAAKHPKSFVSLDHADHLLSNPEDSHYVAEVLSAWASRYLKTEPALVKADGALRPSVEAGSVIVREYDKKFTREILTPRHRLISDEPIVLGGADLGLNPYELLLAALGSCTSMTLRMYANHKQIDLQDITVELHHSRIHAEDCNGCEKQKTQIDVITRAIQLSGNLSDQQRTRLLEIANQCPVHKTLQSKIRIETNLID is encoded by the coding sequence ATGCCGCGTATCCAAGCAGTATTTCAAAATGCGCAAGGCGAATCGTTATCCGGTTTGCTGGAAATGCCGTCTGGTGTGATTAAATCGTACGCGCTCTTCGCTCACTGTTTTACCTGCTCCAAAGACAACCCTGCAGCGGCGCGGATTGCGCTCGCATTGGCGGATCGCGGCATTGCGGTATTGCGTTTTGATTTTACCGGCCTTGGTAATAGCCAAGGCGATTTCTCGAATACCAATTTCTCCTCCAATTTACAGGATCTGTTAGCCGCAGCGCGCTACCTGGAGCAACATTACACCGCTCCCGCGCTTTTGATCGGACACAGCTTGGGTGGTGCTGCGGTACTCGCGGTGGCGCAAGATTTACCGCAAGCCAATGCGGTAATCACGATCGGCGCACCGGCAACAGCAGCACACGTTAAACACTTGTTTGCCGGTTCATATCGGGAATTGCAAAATCAACCGTCTGTACAAGTCGAATTGGCTGGAAGAAGCTTTAAGATTAAACGTCAATTCATTGATGATTTGGAGAAATATAATTCAGTTGAGCATATCGGTGCACTAAAAAAAGCATTGCTGATTTTTCATTCACCGATAGATGACGTTGTTTCGATTGACGAAGCGGGGCGCATTTTTACCGCGGCCAAACACCCGAAAAGCTTCGTATCACTGGATCATGCCGATCATCTGTTGTCCAATCCGGAAGATTCTCATTATGTCGCGGAAGTTTTGTCGGCTTGGGCCAGCCGTTACCTGAAGACGGAACCAGCTCTGGTCAAAGCAGACGGTGCGTTGCGGCCAAGCGTTGAGGCGGGTAGTGTGATCGTGCGCGAATACGATAAAAAATTCACGCGTGAGATTCTGACGCCGCGCCACCGGCTGATCAGCGATGAGCCAATCGTGCTGGGCGGCGCGGATCTTGGGCTCAATCCGTATGAATTATTACTCGCCGCACTGGGCAGCTGCACGTCGATGACGCTGCGTATGTATGCGAACCACAAACAAATTGACTTGCAGGACATTACCGTAGAATTGCATCACAGCCGGATTCACGCCGAAGACTGTAACGGTTGTGAAAAGCAGAAAACACAGATCGATGTCATTACGCGCGCAATTCAATTGAGCGGTAATCTGAGTGATCAGCAACGGACTCGATTGCTGGAAATTGCCAATCAATGTCCGGTGCATAAAACCTTGCAAAGCAAGATTCGGATAGAAACTAACCTGATAGATTAA
- a CDS encoding branched-chain amino acid transaminase — protein sequence MSMADRDGVIWYDGKMVPWRDANTHVLTHTLHYGLGVFEGLRAYETAQGAAIFRLQEHTDRLFNSAHIFMMKMPYDKATIMQAQRDVVKQNKLSSAYIRPIAFYGAEAMGLSARTLSVHVAIAAWSWGTYLGPEALENGIRVKTSSFTRHHVNINMCRAKSVTTYANSILANQEVALNGYDEALLLDVEGYVAEGSGENIFIVKQGKLYTPDLTSCLEGITRASIIELAAELGIPVIEKRITRDEIYCADEAFFTGTAAEITPIRELDNRIIGPGKRGPITAQLQTLFFDCVKGRAKNHTDWLTLV from the coding sequence ATGTCAATGGCTGACCGTGACGGTGTAATCTGGTATGACGGGAAAATGGTTCCCTGGCGGGATGCCAATACGCATGTACTAACGCACACGTTGCATTATGGTTTGGGTGTTTTTGAAGGATTGCGCGCGTATGAAACCGCGCAAGGCGCGGCGATTTTCCGGTTGCAGGAACATACCGACCGCTTATTCAATTCAGCGCATATTTTCATGATGAAAATGCCTTACGACAAGGCCACCATTATGCAAGCGCAGCGCGATGTGGTGAAACAAAACAAACTCTCGTCCGCGTACATCCGCCCGATCGCCTTTTATGGCGCCGAGGCGATGGGGCTTTCCGCTCGAACGTTATCAGTGCATGTCGCCATCGCCGCTTGGTCATGGGGAACTTATCTGGGACCGGAAGCGCTGGAAAACGGCATTCGCGTGAAAACATCGTCGTTTACCCGGCACCATGTCAACATCAATATGTGCCGCGCCAAATCGGTCACGACCTACGCCAATTCGATTCTGGCCAATCAGGAAGTGGCATTGAACGGTTACGACGAAGCCTTGCTGCTGGATGTAGAAGGTTATGTGGCCGAAGGTTCGGGAGAAAATATTTTCATCGTCAAACAAGGCAAACTCTACACACCGGACTTAACTTCCTGCCTGGAAGGCATCACACGCGCTTCGATCATCGAATTAGCTGCGGAGCTCGGCATTCCCGTGATCGAGAAACGCATTACACGCGATGAAATTTATTGTGCCGATGAGGCATTCTTTACCGGCACTGCGGCTGAAATCACGCCGATCCGCGAATTGGATAACCGTATCATCGGGCCGGGCAAGCGCGGACCGATTACCGCGCAACTGCAAACCCTATTCTTTGATTGCGTTAAAGGCCGGGCCAAAAATCACACCGATTGGCTCACCTTAGTTTAA
- a CDS encoding zinc-finger domain-containing protein, producing MNQQSNNKTREIEVTADDLPLHCPTPAMLLWNSHPRVFLPIEATGEALCPYCGTHYTLKGGAVAGHH from the coding sequence ATGAATCAACAAAGCAATAATAAAACCCGGGAAATCGAAGTTACCGCCGATGATCTGCCATTACACTGTCCGACCCCGGCAATGCTGCTATGGAATTCCCACCCGCGGGTTTTTCTCCCCATCGAAGCTACCGGCGAAGCGCTGTGTCCCTACTGCGGCACGCATTACACCCTGAAAGGCGGTGCGGTTGCGGGGCATCACTAA
- a CDS encoding phosphomannomutase/phosphoglucomutase (catalyzes the interconversion of alpha-D-mannose 1-phosphate to alpha-D-mannose 6-phosphate and alpha-D-glucose 1-phosphate to alpha-D-glucose 6-phosphate), whose translation MQAIPHEIFKAYDIRGIVGKTITAENVEKIGHAIGSEARARNLTAIAIGRDGRLSGTELSQALARGIRKSGIDVVDVGMVATPMLYFAAHELCQYSGVMVTGSHNPPEYNGFKIVLGGQTLAAETIQALRLRIENNNLTDGAGNYSEHAIADAYRKRITGDIKLARPLKIVVDCGNGVAGAYAPALYRELGCQVSELFCDVDGNFPNHHPDPSVPENLNDVIQALKTSDAEIGLAFDGDGDRLGIVTKDGHIINADRQLMLFAADVLSRNPGAKIIFDVKCTRNLAPWIRQHGGTPVMWKTGHSFIKSKLIEEKALLAGEMSGHLFFKERWYGFDDGLYAGARLLELLSREQDISATLNNLPDSLNTPELQVRTAEGENHALIVQLQKNAVFDNPQQVITTDGLRVEYPDGFGLARASNTTPVVVLRFEADNDAALKRIQEDFRRNILQAKSDAQLPF comes from the coding sequence ATGCAAGCAATTCCTCATGAAATTTTCAAGGCTTATGATATTCGCGGTATCGTCGGTAAAACGATCACCGCCGAAAACGTAGAAAAAATCGGCCATGCCATCGGCTCCGAAGCACGCGCCAGGAATCTGACCGCGATTGCCATCGGCCGCGATGGCCGGTTATCCGGAACCGAGTTATCCCAAGCATTGGCGCGCGGTATCCGCAAAAGCGGTATCGATGTGGTGGATGTCGGCATGGTGGCCACGCCCATGTTGTACTTCGCCGCGCATGAGCTGTGCCAATATTCCGGTGTCATGGTCACCGGCAGTCACAATCCGCCCGAATACAACGGCTTCAAAATCGTGCTCGGCGGCCAGACCTTGGCAGCGGAAACCATACAAGCACTGCGCTTGCGCATCGAAAACAACAACCTGACCGACGGCGCAGGCAACTATTCCGAACACGCGATTGCCGACGCGTATCGCAAACGAATCACCGGCGATATCAAATTGGCGCGCCCGCTCAAAATCGTGGTCGATTGCGGCAACGGTGTAGCAGGCGCGTATGCACCGGCGCTCTATCGTGAATTGGGTTGCCAGGTGAGTGAGTTATTTTGCGACGTGGACGGCAATTTCCCCAATCACCACCCCGATCCGTCGGTACCCGAGAATTTGAACGATGTCATTCAAGCGCTAAAAACCAGCGATGCGGAAATCGGCTTGGCGTTTGACGGCGACGGCGACCGGCTCGGCATCGTCACCAAGGATGGCCATATCATCAACGCGGATCGCCAGCTGATGCTGTTTGCCGCCGATGTGCTGTCGCGCAATCCTGGCGCAAAAATCATTTTCGACGTGAAATGCACGCGCAATCTGGCGCCGTGGATCCGCCAGCACGGCGGCACGCCGGTCATGTGGAAAACCGGGCATTCGTTCATCAAATCCAAGCTCATCGAAGAAAAAGCTTTGTTAGCCGGGGAAATGAGCGGCCATTTGTTTTTTAAAGAACGCTGGTATGGTTTCGACGACGGTTTATACGCCGGGGCGCGTTTGCTGGAACTATTGAGCCGCGAACAGGATATCAGCGCCACGCTGAATAACCTGCCCGATAGTCTGAACACGCCGGAATTGCAGGTACGCACGGCGGAAGGCGAAAATCATGCGCTGATTGTGCAATTGCAGAAAAACGCCGTGTTCGATAACCCGCAACAAGTCATCACCACCGACGGTCTACGGGTGGAATACCCCGACGGCTTCGGCCTGGCGCGTGCTTCCAACACCACACCGGTGGTGGTTTTGCGCTTTGAGGCCGATAATGACGCAGCCTTGAAACGTATCCAGGAAGATTTCCGCCGCAATATTCTGCAAGCCAAGTCCGATGCGCAACTGCCGTTTTAA
- a CDS encoding NAD+ synthase has translation MRIAIAQINCTVGDISGNAAKILAAAEQAKQSGAELIITPELALSGYPPGDCLLRETFCQSCTAALAGLVKAITGITLIVGHPHVQEGKLYNAASVIRDGEILHTYYKRILSTKPFNETVYFDTGAKPCVFELAGIQFGLVICADFWLGNLIDTMDRSACDILLVLNASAFYINKQVSRCQTTHRFSKQTGIPVIHANLVGGQDELVYDGASFAMNGQGELTHQLDEFVETIAIVDIHDKQPLQSNLPVSPATAASVYQALCLGVSDYVRKNGFPGVILGLSGGVDSALTLAIAVDALGADKVKTVMMPSQYTASISLEDANEMVELLGVEHYECSIQSLFEQYLSVVESDFGISPDAAETTTMPENLQARIRGTLLMALSNQTGSLVLTTGNKSEMAVGYCTLYGDMAGGFAVLKDVSKTLVYQLCEYRNRISRVIPERIITRAPSAELRANQTDQDSLPPYDILDAIMEAYVEKNCSPQEIIAMNYSEADVTKIIRLIHLNEYKRRQSPPGIRITRRDFGTAWHYPITSSYSVWSIPSS, from the coding sequence ATGCGTATTGCGATCGCACAAATAAATTGCACGGTTGGGGATATCAGTGGAAATGCCGCCAAAATTCTCGCCGCAGCGGAGCAAGCCAAGCAATCCGGCGCTGAGCTGATCATCACACCCGAGCTGGCGTTGTCCGGCTATCCTCCCGGGGATTGTCTATTACGCGAGACTTTTTGCCAATCGTGTACCGCTGCCTTGGCCGGGCTGGTCAAGGCGATCACTGGCATTACCTTGATCGTCGGCCATCCGCACGTTCAGGAAGGCAAGCTTTACAACGCCGCTTCGGTGATTCGCGATGGCGAAATCCTGCACACTTATTACAAGCGAATTCTCAGCACGAAGCCTTTCAACGAAACAGTCTATTTCGATACCGGCGCCAAGCCTTGTGTATTTGAATTGGCCGGCATTCAGTTCGGCCTGGTAATCTGCGCCGATTTCTGGCTCGGTAATTTGATCGACACGATGGATCGCTCGGCGTGCGATATCTTATTGGTGCTCAATGCATCGGCTTTTTATATCAACAAGCAAGTTTCGCGCTGCCAAACGACGCACCGCTTCAGCAAGCAAACCGGTATTCCGGTGATCCATGCCAATCTGGTCGGCGGGCAGGATGAATTGGTTTATGACGGCGCTTCGTTCGCCATGAACGGACAAGGCGAACTCACGCATCAACTGGATGAATTTGTCGAAACCATCGCAATCGTCGACATTCACGATAAGCAACCGCTGCAAAGCAACCTGCCCGTTTCACCGGCAACGGCCGCCAGCGTTTATCAGGCTTTATGTTTAGGCGTGAGCGATTATGTGCGCAAAAATGGCTTCCCCGGGGTAATTCTGGGGCTTTCCGGCGGTGTCGATTCGGCATTGACGCTGGCGATAGCGGTCGATGCGCTCGGTGCGGACAAGGTTAAAACGGTTATGATGCCATCGCAGTACACCGCCAGCATCAGCCTGGAAGACGCCAACGAAATGGTTGAATTACTCGGCGTTGAGCACTACGAATGCAGTATTCAATCATTGTTCGAGCAATATTTATCAGTTGTCGAAAGCGATTTTGGCATATCGCCTGACGCCGCAGAAACAACAACCATGCCGGAAAATCTGCAAGCGCGCATCCGCGGCACCTTGCTGATGGCGTTATCCAACCAAACCGGCTCACTGGTGCTAACCACCGGCAACAAATCCGAAATGGCGGTCGGTTACTGCACGCTGTACGGCGATATGGCAGGCGGTTTCGCGGTTCTGAAGGACGTCAGCAAAACGCTGGTGTACCAATTGTGCGAATACCGCAACCGCATTAGCCGCGTGATCCCTGAACGTATCATCACGCGCGCGCCATCCGCCGAGCTTCGCGCCAACCAAACCGACCAGGACAGCCTGCCGCCGTACGACATTCTCGACGCCATCATGGAAGCTTACGTGGAAAAGAACTGCTCACCGCAGGAAATCATCGCCATGAACTACAGCGAAGCGGACGTCACCAAAATTATCCGCCTGATTCATCTGAATGAATACAAAAGACGCCAATCCCCGCCCGGCATCCGCATCACCCGGCGCGATTTCGGCACCGCATGGCACTACCCTATTACATCAAGCTACTCAGTCTGGTCGATTCCTTCCTCATAA
- a CDS encoding ATP-dependent nuclease, translating to MLAAGLTEDQSVSVLADINSLDSTLRSRLLSRDTSYARFLARLDENSQRSPLLVMNQDDFYNNFPLIWQSVDLFQESFARLFTSYNRAVMLNKLRKVAEEEGEIVSPLSTEEFLRRFGPPPWKIVDEVLEAAKLDFIMRPPNFYDDGPYEARLYDRKRHVELSLHDLSSGERILMSFALCLFHVQTENTSAEFPKALLFDEIDAPLHPSMTKSLLNVIQQVLVEKYKIKIILTTHSPTTVALSPEANIFVMEKDGKPRISSTTKDKALGILTAGVPTLSVDYQNRRQIFVESSHDVTIYDLFYQYSKSKLRPEISLAFIPSGKRTDGSCSEVKSLVDRLSTNGTKTVRGVIDWDKKNKSTDYLFVLGENERYSIENFVFDPVLLGLFLLREKICNPSEFGLNLDFSYLSINTLTCDNIQKIADSIISSISANLIVQPKMDSNQNSTVCFEYANGFSIKVPVYFSLIQGHELEEAIKKTFQQLIKYHQEPKLKVDIIEKVIGDSPGFIPKTIINLFSKLQD from the coding sequence TTGCTTGCAGCAGGGCTTACAGAAGATCAAAGCGTATCCGTGCTGGCCGATATTAATTCTCTTGATTCCACACTTAGATCCAGATTGTTGTCTCGTGATACTAGCTATGCTCGGTTTCTTGCTCGATTAGATGAGAATTCTCAACGAAGCCCTTTATTAGTAATGAATCAAGATGATTTTTATAATAATTTTCCTCTGATATGGCAATCTGTTGATTTATTCCAAGAATCGTTTGCTCGCTTATTCACATCATATAATCGTGCTGTAATGTTAAATAAGCTTAGAAAAGTTGCTGAAGAGGAAGGGGAAATAGTTAGCCCGCTGTCAACAGAAGAATTTCTTCGAAGATTTGGGCCGCCGCCTTGGAAAATTGTAGACGAAGTTCTTGAGGCTGCGAAATTAGATTTTATAATGCGCCCACCTAACTTTTATGATGATGGACCCTATGAGGCAAGACTATACGATAGGAAAAGACATGTAGAATTATCATTACATGATTTATCATCGGGCGAGAGAATTCTGATGTCTTTTGCGCTATGTTTGTTTCATGTCCAGACTGAAAACACCAGCGCTGAATTTCCTAAAGCTCTGCTCTTTGATGAAATTGATGCACCATTACATCCATCAATGACAAAATCATTGCTTAATGTAATTCAACAGGTATTAGTAGAAAAATATAAGATAAAGATTATTCTTACTACTCATTCGCCTACAACCGTCGCACTATCTCCTGAAGCCAATATTTTTGTGATGGAGAAGGATGGTAAACCGCGCATTTCGAGCACTACGAAAGACAAGGCTCTTGGGATACTCACTGCGGGCGTCCCAACATTAAGTGTTGATTATCAAAATAGACGCCAGATTTTTGTTGAAAGCAGCCATGATGTTACAATTTATGATCTTTTTTATCAATACTCCAAATCTAAGCTAAGACCTGAAATATCCTTAGCTTTTATTCCTTCTGGGAAACGTACCGATGGTAGCTGCAGTGAGGTTAAATCATTAGTCGATAGACTCAGTACCAACGGAACAAAAACTGTACGCGGTGTAATCGATTGGGATAAAAAGAATAAAAGCACAGATTATTTATTTGTACTTGGAGAAAATGAACGATACAGTATAGAAAATTTTGTTTTTGATCCCGTTCTTTTAGGTTTATTTCTTTTGCGAGAAAAAATCTGTAATCCCAGTGAATTCGGATTAAATTTGGATTTTAGCTATCTTTCAATTAACACTTTAACTTGCGATAACATTCAAAAAATTGCAGATTCAATAATTAGTTCTATTTCTGCTAATTTAATTGTCCAACCAAAAATGGATAGTAATCAGAATTCCACAGTTTGTTTTGAATATGCAAATGGTTTTAGTATAAAAGTGCCAGTGTACTTTTCTTTGATTCAAGGACATGAACTCGAAGAAGCTATAAAAAAAACATTCCAACAATTGATTAAATATCATCAAGAACCGAAGTTAAAGGTTGATATCATAGAGAAAGTTATAGGAGACTCTCCAGGTTTTATTCCTAAAACAATCATTAATCTTTTTTCTAAGCTTCAAGATTAG